One stretch of Bacteroidota bacterium DNA includes these proteins:
- a CDS encoding DegT/DnrJ/EryC1/StrS family aminotransferase, whose amino-acid sequence MPGFEWFDDIERKEVNDVLDSGVLMRYGFDGARNGHWKAKELEQAIEKKMDVKHAQLLSSGTAAVTTALAIAGVGAGDEVIMPTFTFVASFESVIAVGATPILVDVDESLTLNPDAVKAAITDRTKAIMPVHMCGAMADLDALKKICVENNLQLVEDACQAFGGSYKGTALGAYGDVGCYSFDYVKTITCGEGGAVITNNDDFAVKADAYQDHGHDHVGNDRGAESHPHLGFNYRISELNAAVGIAQMGKLDKIIEVQKKNKTILKEALATIEEVSFRVIPDPEGDNFSFLSFFLPTEELTRKVHAALGEFGTDGNFYWFDNNWHYVKKWQHLHNLESVSPISKQIREGMPNYAEMKFPASDEVISRTISTLIKLNWTEEEVKERADKMVAAIKSVL is encoded by the coding sequence ATGCCAGGATTTGAATGGTTCGACGATATCGAACGAAAAGAGGTTAATGATGTTCTTGATAGTGGAGTTTTAATGCGTTACGGTTTTGATGGTGCCAGAAACGGTCACTGGAAAGCAAAAGAGCTTGAGCAGGCTATTGAGAAGAAAATGGACGTTAAACACGCGCAATTACTGTCAAGCGGAACAGCTGCTGTTACTACAGCTTTGGCTATTGCGGGTGTTGGAGCTGGTGATGAGGTAATTATGCCGACCTTTACATTTGTGGCCAGTTTTGAATCTGTTATAGCAGTTGGAGCTACACCAATTTTAGTTGATGTTGATGAGTCTCTGACATTAAATCCAGATGCTGTAAAAGCTGCAATTACTGATAGAACTAAAGCAATTATGCCGGTTCATATGTGTGGAGCAATGGCCGACCTTGATGCACTTAAAAAGATTTGCGTTGAGAATAATTTGCAGTTGGTAGAAGATGCCTGTCAGGCTTTTGGCGGCAGCTATAAAGGAACTGCTCTTGGAGCTTACGGTGATGTTGGTTGTTATTCGTTCGATTATGTAAAAACTATTACCTGTGGCGAGGGTGGAGCCGTTATTACTAATAATGATGATTTTGCGGTGAAAGCCGATGCTTATCAGGATCACGGTCACGACCATGTTGGAAATGACAGAGGAGCAGAATCACATCCGCACCTTGGGTTTAACTATAGAATTTCAGAACTGAATGCAGCTGTAGGTATTGCCCAAATGGGAAAACTTGATAAAATCATAGAGGTTCAAAAAAAGAATAAAACTATACTTAAAGAGGCACTTGCAACTATTGAGGAAGTTTCATTTAGAGTAATACCGGATCCTGAGGGTGATAACTTTTCTTTTCTTTCTTTCTTTTTACCAACGGAAGAATTAACCAGAAAAGTTCATGCTGCACTTGGTGAATTTGGAACCGATGGAAACTTTTATTGGTTTGATAATAACTGGCACTATGTAAAGAAGTGGCAACACTTACATAATTTAGAAAGTGTTTCTCCAATAAGTAAACAAATTAGAGAGGGGATGCCAAATTATGCTGAGATGAAATTTCCGGCCTCAGATGAAGTTATTAGTAGAACAATATCTACTCTAATTAAGCTTAACTGGACCGAGGAGGAAGTTAAAGAAAGAGCAGATAAAATGGTTGCAGCTATAAAATCAGTACTTTAA